Proteins found in one Triticum aestivum cultivar Chinese Spring chromosome 4D, IWGSC CS RefSeq v2.1, whole genome shotgun sequence genomic segment:
- the LOC123097250 gene encoding protein ESKIMO 1, with translation MARSSRPWRRSAPGQDQEAAGVSLIRDPDAMELLVKVRRAVAAGAAAQQEADLRGGLLNQNQWESTVCLVSSAIPSRDQKSLAKLVGPNGSLNVFTAAEYNATVEFYWAPFLVSSNSDDPQAHSVVDRVIAWLSIAKHTRHWRAAHFLIFNTYIWWLNNFEMKVLKNPRALPDKYTLVDRPVAYKEVLKTWANWVDRGGGDERRPP, from the exons ATGGCGAGATCCAGCAGGCCGTGGCGGCGATCAGCACCGGGACAGGACCAGGAGGCCGCCGGCGTCTCCCTGATCCGTGACCCCGATGCCATGGAGCTGCTCGTCAAG GTTCGACGCGCGGTTGCTGCTGGAGCGGCTGCGCAACAAGAGGCTGATCTTCGTGGGGGACTCCTGAACCAGAACCAGTGGGAGTCGACGGTGTGCCTGGTGTCGTCGGCGATCCCGTCGCGCGACCAAAAGTCCCTGGCCAAGCTCGTGGGGCCCAACGGCTCTCTCAACGTGTTCACCGCAGCGGAGTACAACGCGACGGTGGAGTTCTACTGGGCGCCGTTCCTGGTGAGCTCCAACTCGGACGACCCCCAGGCGCACAGCGTGGTGGACCGCGTCATCGCCTGGCTGTCCATCGCCAAGCACACCCGGCACTGGCGCGCCGCCCACTTcctcatcttcaacacctacatctGGTGGCTCAACAACTTCGAGATGAAAGTGTT GAAGAATCCTCGGGCGTTGCCGGACAAGTACACGCTGGTGGATCGGCCGGTGGCGTACAAGGAGGTGCTCAAGACGTGGGCAAATTGGGTGGACCGCGGCGGAGGAGACGAGAGAAGGCCACCGTAG